The following are from one region of the bacterium genome:
- the bamA gene encoding outer membrane protein assembly factor BamA produces the protein MFTQLAAWGNRQGLQKLISCAKILFCLCSFVVFLFFGSSTAVARAKISSPDQIRSITITGNNHIRRKDILRVVKSNVGQTYLQSAVEEDLRQIYQLGYFADVKLDVVKKPDGVAITFVVKENPIVTDIVFVGNKTFRAKRLKSEIGFRKSAVLTSDTLDDYAEKIKRFYDSKEIEAEVTGTIEPVTADSCRLRYTITEHKRQKIIRLEILGNEHIKTHRLLKKLKSRKSWWIVRRYYNPEDIASDCVTIERLYKDEGFLRVKVTALDPEPVHGQDGVRVCFKVEEGTVYSWRNITIAGNTLFSTNELQRYVQSSSGARYSQTILERDIVRIYEHYANLGYIQTEVKPQLELDDNNHTVNVTYSIFERPRCYVGEINILGFKLEESRTMEEVPLKTKQKVILREVTLQRGDVMSRNEILKSQQRLYNLGFFDRVSIIPEPTVAEDTMDLSIAVIEKKTGNIMLGGGYSSEKKAALYLDISELNLLGTGRQVRVHTEIAEEGTDYSLTFRDPYFLDTPWTAEFAIFRESLERSLTSTPFEYDSTGNQVYSESSSHDYQEKKTGATLFVSYPINQNLRLTTQLKHVKFSLTPEEEGYIIPSIVGPTESITHSITPGIIYDTRDNYLWPTRGSRYVANIEIAGGPFGGDNNYIKYYGESCWYKRLGHQVVGALRVRGGYIAPYDDTDDAPLPDRFYLGGANSLRGYDFRGVSPRVTYIDEDQQEVLEVNVGGDVMLNANVELRRPLVDRIYGIVFLDAGGVWRKIDDVNFDEVRYGVGAGILFNLFFGTIQLGYGIPINTQSGDETQGFYFTFGSTF, from the coding sequence ATGTTCACGCAACTAGCCGCTTGGGGAAACCGTCAAGGATTACAGAAATTAATTTCCTGTGCAAAGATTTTATTTTGCCTATGCAGTTTTGTTGTTTTTCTTTTTTTCGGTTCTTCTACCGCAGTAGCGCGGGCTAAAATAAGTTCTCCTGATCAGATTCGGTCTATAACCATCACCGGAAATAATCATATTCGGCGCAAGGATATTTTACGTGTGGTTAAGTCGAACGTTGGGCAAACGTATCTGCAGTCAGCGGTGGAAGAAGACCTACGGCAAATATACCAGCTCGGTTATTTTGCCGATGTGAAGCTTGATGTAGTCAAAAAACCAGATGGTGTAGCGATAACGTTTGTTGTAAAAGAGAATCCGATAGTTACGGATATCGTTTTCGTTGGGAATAAGACGTTCCGGGCAAAACGATTAAAATCGGAAATCGGTTTTCGCAAATCAGCGGTGTTAACCTCAGATACTTTGGATGACTATGCTGAAAAAATCAAACGGTTTTATGATAGTAAAGAAATTGAGGCTGAGGTTACCGGAACCATTGAACCAGTCACTGCGGATTCTTGCCGACTCCGCTATACGATAACCGAACATAAACGGCAGAAAATTATCCGGCTTGAAATTCTCGGCAATGAACATATAAAGACTCACCGGTTGCTTAAAAAATTAAAAAGTAGAAAAAGTTGGTGGATTGTTCGCCGATATTATAATCCAGAAGATATCGCTAGCGATTGTGTAACGATAGAAAGGTTGTATAAAGATGAAGGATTTCTCCGAGTGAAAGTGACCGCACTTGACCCAGAACCAGTTCATGGTCAAGATGGGGTTCGAGTCTGTTTTAAGGTCGAAGAAGGAACAGTATATAGCTGGAGGAATATTACGATTGCTGGAAATACATTATTTTCAACGAACGAGTTGCAACGGTATGTTCAGTCGAGTTCAGGAGCGCGATATAGTCAGACGATTCTCGAAAGAGATATCGTTCGGATATACGAACATTATGCGAATCTCGGATATATTCAAACGGAAGTTAAACCGCAACTTGAACTGGATGATAACAATCATACGGTTAACGTTACCTATAGCATTTTTGAGCGACCGCGGTGTTATGTCGGGGAAATAAATATTCTCGGATTTAAACTAGAAGAATCCCGCACAATGGAAGAGGTTCCGTTAAAGACAAAACAGAAGGTAATATTACGCGAGGTAACTTTGCAGCGGGGAGATGTTATGAGCCGGAATGAAATCCTCAAATCGCAGCAGAGACTTTACAATTTAGGATTTTTCGATCGGGTAAGTATTATTCCAGAACCGACCGTAGCGGAAGATACAATGGATTTATCTATTGCGGTAATCGAGAAGAAAACAGGGAATATTATGCTGGGTGGGGGATATAGTAGTGAGAAAAAAGCAGCGTTATACCTCGATATTTCTGAACTAAATCTGTTAGGTACTGGGCGACAGGTTCGGGTTCATACCGAAATCGCAGAAGAAGGAACCGATTATAGTTTAACTTTTCGTGATCCCTATTTTCTTGATACGCCATGGACGGCCGAGTTCGCGATATTCCGTGAAAGTCTAGAGCGAAGTCTAACTAGTACTCCGTTCGAATATGATTCAACCGGGAATCAGGTGTATTCGGAAAGTTCATCACATGATTATCAGGAGAAAAAGACTGGCGCAACTTTGTTTGTTTCGTATCCCATCAATCAGAACTTGCGGTTGACTACCCAATTAAAACATGTTAAATTTTCCTTAACTCCAGAAGAAGAAGGGTATATCATTCCGAGCATTGTCGGACCAACTGAATCGATAACACATAGCATTACCCCAGGAATCATTTATGATACCCGGGACAATTATCTCTGGCCGACACGCGGAAGTCGGTATGTAGCGAATATTGAAATTGCTGGTGGTCCATTTGGTGGCGATAATAATTATATAAAATATTATGGTGAATCGTGTTGGTATAAACGACTTGGGCACCAAGTTGTCGGAGCGTTACGAGTTCGTGGTGGATATATAGCCCCCTATGATGATACTGACGATGCGCCGTTACCGGATCGATTTTATCTCGGTGGGGCGAATTCGTTACGCGGATATGATTTTCGCGGGGTATCACCCCGGGTAACCTATATTGATGAAGACCAGCAGGAGGTCTTGGAAGTGAATGTAGGTGGTGATGTAATGCTCAATGCGAATGTAGAGCTCCGGCGTCCGCTAGTGGATAGAATTTATGGAATAGTTTTTCTTGATGCAGGAGGGGTTTGGCGTAAGATTGATGATGTAAATTTCGATGAGGTTCGCTATGGAGTTGGTGCTGGGATTCTGTTCAATCTGTTTTTCGGCACTATCCAGTTAGGATACGGAATTCCAATCAATACCCAATCTGGAGACGAAACGCAAGGGTTTTATTTTACGTTCGGGTCAACCTTTTAA
- the lpxD gene encoding UDP-3-O-(3-hydroxymyristoyl)glucosamine N-acyltransferase: protein MQKTVREIAKQLGATFEGDGDTLIDSVAGIREAGPGQLSFIANAKYFADVEHTRASALIVPENAELKFRPIIRSAQPKLAFIKAMELFAPPSPPIVPGIDATAVLAHNVELGTDVYIGPNVVIEEGVQIGDHSIIYAGTYIGRGSKLGSQTRIYPNVTIWEKVSIGNRVTIHSGTVIGCDGFGYTETNGMQYKMPQLGTVLIEDDVEIGANVTIDRAALGRTWIKKGTKIDNLVHIAHNVVIGEHAIIVAQVGISGSVEIGDRVTLAGQAGIAGHLKIGSGTTVAAKSGVTKSIPPNVCVSGFPARLHRQEQRIQAHVQRLPKLVEKIKILEQRIEELEQKLSHQGAKSQRKKKQ, encoded by the coding sequence ATGCAAAAAACCGTTCGGGAAATAGCAAAACAATTAGGTGCAACATTTGAAGGAGATGGTGACACACTTATTGATAGTGTAGCGGGAATTCGAGAAGCTGGACCGGGTCAGCTTAGTTTTATCGCGAACGCAAAATATTTTGCTGATGTAGAACATACGCGGGCGTCAGCTTTGATAGTTCCGGAGAATGCGGAGTTAAAATTTCGACCGATAATTCGTAGTGCACAGCCGAAATTAGCGTTTATTAAAGCAATGGAATTATTTGCACCACCTTCGCCCCCTATAGTTCCAGGAATAGATGCAACGGCGGTGCTCGCGCATAATGTCGAACTTGGTACCGATGTTTATATCGGACCGAATGTCGTGATTGAAGAAGGGGTTCAGATTGGTGACCATAGTATCATCTATGCCGGGACTTACATAGGTAGAGGCAGCAAACTCGGTTCACAAACCAGAATATATCCGAATGTAACTATCTGGGAAAAGGTTAGTATTGGTAATCGCGTGACGATCCATAGCGGAACAGTAATAGGCTGTGATGGATTTGGCTATACCGAGACTAATGGGATGCAATATAAAATGCCGCAGTTAGGAACCGTGTTGATCGAAGATGACGTGGAAATAGGTGCAAACGTTACGATAGACCGTGCTGCGTTAGGGAGAACCTGGATAAAAAAAGGAACGAAAATAGATAATCTCGTGCATATTGCGCATAATGTAGTGATCGGCGAACATGCTATAATTGTTGCTCAAGTAGGTATTTCCGGTAGTGTAGAAATCGGTGACCGGGTAACTCTTGCCGGACAAGCTGGTATTGCTGGGCATTTGAAAATCGGTTCCGGAACTACGGTCGCGGCAAAAAGCGGGGTGACGAAAAGTATCCCGCCGAACGTTTGTGTTTCAGGATTTCCTGCACGGTTACATCGGCAGGAACAACGAATTCAAGCGCATGTCCAGCGACTACCAAAATTAGTTGAAAAAATCAAAATTTTGGAACAAAGAATTGAAGAATTGGAGCAGAAACTTAGCCATCAGGGCGCAAAATCGCAACGAAAAAAGAAACAATGA
- a CDS encoding OmpH family outer membrane protein translates to MSNFMRVIVITSIVVTIGVLALAQPMDTTMRAIPTAASESSKKPEQKIGVVDVFKVYKSWDVQKKADAEFQPLRDKLQEQDKQISALKEDLRKQKSVLKPEEIAKREAAIKSAERELRDNIEDLSAKIDKTAEELTKELEINLHKIYTILADQEGYTLILDKRAVRYYRPEMDLTERITNLLNTIASTTGTATDTTKTSMSKPVPAATSSATTATSTGSKKTK, encoded by the coding sequence ATGAGCAATTTTATGCGAGTTATTGTGATAACCAGCATTGTGGTGACAATCGGAGTACTCGCCTTAGCGCAACCGATGGATACAACGATGCGAGCGATACCAACTGCTGCTTCGGAAAGTAGCAAAAAACCAGAACAAAAGATTGGGGTCGTAGATGTTTTTAAAGTATATAAATCTTGGGACGTCCAGAAGAAAGCAGATGCTGAATTTCAGCCATTGCGGGATAAACTGCAGGAGCAAGATAAACAGATTAGCGCGCTGAAAGAGGATTTAAGAAAACAAAAGAGTGTTCTGAAACCGGAAGAAATTGCTAAACGAGAAGCGGCAATAAAATCTGCAGAACGTGAACTGCGTGATAACATTGAAGACCTATCAGCCAAAATAGATAAAACTGCGGAAGAGCTGACGAAAGAATTAGAGATTAACCTACATAAGATCTATACGATACTGGCTGACCAGGAAGGATATACCTTGATACTAGATAAACGAGCGGTGCGGTATTATCGTCCAGAAATGGATTTAACCGAGCGGATAACGAACCTATTAAATACCATAGCCTCAACGACAGGAACGGCGACGGATACGACAAAAACTTCCATGAGTAAACCTGTTCCAGCAGCAACGTCATCTGCGACGACCGCAACATCTACGGGAAGTAAGAAAACCAAGTAA
- a CDS encoding ATP-dependent Clp protease ATP-binding subunit has product MNGAEFTERAKKIVTHIAREEAARLGHDYIGTEHILLALLREGSGVGFETIQRLNVDIDLLRHEIEKLAKPGSSVPTLGDVPYTPRARKVIDLAREEAQNLGHSYIGTEHILLGLIREGEGIAYKSLDAFGITIDAARNQIISLLGGTPASAAGAKKKSKTPALDTFGRDLTELARENKLDPVIGREDEIERVLQILCRRTKNNPVLVGEPGVGKTAIVEGIAQRIVSGKAPDILSNRRLLTLDLAAVIAGTKYRGQFEERMKAIMHEIRRSDDIILFIDELHTLIGAGAAEGAIDASSMLKPALARGELQCIGATTLEDYRKYIERDGALERRFQMVIVDPPSVNDTIRILKGLRDKYQEYHDVTITEDAIEAAAKLADRYISGRFLPDKAIDVIDEAGARARLKSHMRPPDFKELEKEIESVRIEKENAIKAQEYEKAARLRDHERKLRLRYEVEKKQWEERKAQIQRENIITEEDIAYIVSKWTGIPVIKLEEKESEKLLRMTDALRHRIVGQDEALEVISRAIRRARAGLKDHKRPVGSFIFLGPTGVGKTELARALAEFLFGDEDALIRIDMSEYMEKFAVSRLVGAPPGYIGHDEGGQLTEKVRRKPYSVVLLDEIEKAHPDVFNILLQVLDDGRLTDATGRTVDFRNSVVIMTSNLGARLIHQKGTLGFHGAGAEASYQQMKEKIIGELKKTFNPEFLNRVDEVVVFHPLGKPEIIKIIELMLTEMKQRLAEQGLTLRLTEAAKEFLGTVGFDPTNGARPLRRALQRYVEDPLSEELLRGRFKEGGEIIADVQNDKIIFNVETKPIEIASSLT; this is encoded by the coding sequence ATGAATGGTGCTGAATTTACTGAACGAGCGAAAAAAATCGTAACCCATATTGCCCGGGAAGAAGCTGCACGGCTTGGCCATGATTATATTGGTACAGAACATATTCTGCTCGCATTGTTGCGAGAAGGCAGTGGCGTTGGATTTGAAACAATCCAACGGCTGAATGTTGATATTGATTTACTTCGTCATGAAATCGAAAAGCTAGCAAAACCCGGGAGTAGTGTGCCAACGTTAGGTGATGTCCCCTATACTCCCCGAGCGCGAAAAGTAATTGATTTAGCCCGAGAAGAAGCGCAGAACCTCGGGCATTCATATATCGGGACGGAACATATTCTGCTTGGTCTCATTCGTGAAGGAGAAGGTATAGCATATAAGTCGCTTGATGCATTTGGAATAACCATCGATGCGGCTAGGAATCAAATTATAAGTTTACTCGGTGGAACCCCAGCTTCTGCGGCGGGAGCGAAAAAGAAAAGTAAAACGCCAGCGCTCGATACGTTCGGTCGAGATTTAACGGAACTAGCTCGAGAAAATAAACTTGACCCGGTTATCGGGCGGGAGGATGAAATTGAACGTGTGCTCCAAATCCTCTGTCGTAGAACGAAAAATAATCCCGTGTTAGTCGGTGAACCGGGGGTTGGGAAAACCGCTATCGTTGAAGGGATAGCGCAACGCATTGTCTCCGGAAAAGCGCCGGATATTCTGAGCAATCGGCGATTGTTAACGCTCGATTTAGCGGCGGTTATCGCGGGAACAAAATATCGAGGTCAGTTTGAAGAGCGGATGAAAGCGATTATGCATGAAATCCGCCGGTCAGATGATATCATTTTATTTATCGATGAATTACACACGTTAATTGGTGCTGGTGCCGCAGAAGGGGCGATTGATGCGAGTAGTATGTTAAAACCGGCGTTAGCTCGAGGTGAACTGCAATGTATCGGGGCAACGACGCTGGAAGATTATCGAAAATATATCGAACGTGATGGCGCGTTAGAACGGCGGTTTCAGATGGTTATCGTTGACCCGCCGTCGGTCAATGATACGATTCGCATCCTGAAAGGACTCCGAGATAAATATCAGGAATACCACGATGTAACGATTACGGAAGATGCGATTGAAGCGGCAGCGAAACTTGCTGACCGATATATTAGCGGTCGATTCCTTCCGGATAAAGCGATTGATGTGATTGATGAAGCTGGTGCTCGCGCGAGATTGAAATCCCATATGCGTCCGCCAGATTTTAAAGAGTTAGAAAAAGAAATTGAATCGGTTCGGATCGAAAAAGAAAATGCAATTAAAGCGCAGGAATATGAAAAAGCGGCACGACTGCGCGACCATGAACGAAAACTTCGGCTTCGTTATGAAGTCGAAAAGAAACAATGGGAAGAACGGAAAGCCCAAATCCAGCGGGAAAATATTATCACGGAAGAAGATATCGCTTATATTGTATCGAAATGGACCGGCATCCCGGTCATTAAGCTAGAAGAGAAAGAATCAGAAAAATTATTGCGGATGACCGACGCGTTACGCCACCGGATCGTTGGACAAGATGAAGCGCTTGAAGTTATCTCGCGAGCGATTCGGCGAGCTCGTGCAGGATTGAAAGACCATAAACGACCAGTCGGTTCGTTTATTTTCCTCGGACCGACCGGCGTAGGAAAAACTGAACTAGCGCGGGCCTTAGCGGAATTTTTGTTTGGCGATGAAGATGCGTTGATTCGGATTGATATGTCCGAGTATATGGAGAAATTCGCGGTATCTCGGTTGGTTGGCGCGCCACCAGGATATATCGGTCATGATGAAGGCGGTCAGTTAACCGAAAAAGTTCGACGAAAACCATATAGTGTAGTTCTGTTGGATGAAATAGAAAAAGCGCATCCGGATGTGTTTAACATTCTGTTGCAGGTACTTGATGATGGGAGATTAACCGATGCTACAGGTAGAACGGTTGATTTTCGGAATAGTGTGGTGATCATGACATCGAATCTTGGCGCGCGATTAATCCATCAAAAAGGAACATTAGGATTTCATGGAGCAGGGGCGGAAGCGTCGTATCAACAAATGAAAGAAAAAATTATAGGCGAATTGAAAAAAACGTTCAACCCAGAATTTTTGAACCGGGTGGATGAAGTGGTTGTATTCCATCCACTCGGCAAACCGGAGATAATTAAAATTATCGAATTAATGTTAACCGAGATGAAACAACGATTGGCGGAACAGGGGTTGACGTTGCGATTAACTGAAGCGGCAAAAGAGTTTCTTGGTACTGTAGGGTTTGACCCGACTAATGGCGCACGCCCGTTACGTCGTGCGTTACAACGATATGTTGAAGACCCGTTATCAGAAGAGTTGCTCCGTGGTCGATTTAAAGAAGGCGGAGAGATTATCGCCGATGTTCAGAACGACAAGATTATATTTAATGTCGAAACGAAACCTATCGAAATAGCTTCCAGTCTCACATAA